The region GGCAGCACGTTAATGGCCTGGCATACGCTTGGGATCGACAATTACatggcacaaaaaaaaaaccgcaaaTGGATGTGACCGGAGCAAGGAACCTGGAACTTGCCACATCATGACGGGCTTACGGCCAGCAGAGCGAGGCTAATTTTGATGGCGTGAGagagcagcaggggcaggggatgATGGCACCACTTAATGTCGAAAGGAGCAGGGACAGCAACCGATTGACGGCAGCGATGCCTGCGTGACAGACAACGCAGGACTCACGGATTCACGGACTCGTGATTGAGAGGTTCTGTGTCCCGCACAGAGATCCccccaaaaactatcaaaGTTAATGGTACTTGAGCgggaaaagtttttgccaGTTTTGCATTGTTTTATAATCAACTTGCACATAATTTATATGCATAAAAGTTGCTCCTTAAGCAACTGTCTCTCCTAGCTTCCCCTTTTCCGCTGtcttctctctctatctctctcagTCTATTTATCTGACAAAAGGGAGCCGCAATGAGTAGAGGTTAACCgagacacacccacacatacacgcacagccacacacacacattgagaGCTAAAACTAATCTCAACAAATTATCTTTCTAGCATTCAGAGTTTGTCCGTTGCCCACATTCTGGGTTGGTTggtttttccctttttattttttgccagCGACGGAGAGCAAAGAGAAAGTTTCGAGTGCGGAtggcggtgctgctgctgctggtgcctgGACTGTGTGCAGAAAGTTGATGCGATTatgattttcaatttccagCAGTCAACGCCGAGAAGCGAGAATAGACATAAAGTCCTGCAGCTCCAGGGATAGGACaagacaggacaggacagaacAGGACGGAACAGCACGGGACAGAGCAAACACAACCGCAGGGCAGAAGGAAGAACTATAGCAAATATGATAGATGGATAATGTTGAGTGAGCGACGGAGAAGGAGACGGAGAAGCAACGTCTGCTTGCGGCGCTCAACAATAAATTGAGTTTTGcgagtccgagtccaagtCTGAGTCCGAGTCAAGCCgatgctgaagctgaagctgccgAAAGGCGGCAGCTGTTCCACTCCCAAACAGTAGCGACAAATCCACAGCACAGTTATAGCATTTACCGTTGACCAGCAaactgccagcagcagcattaggAGTGGAGTGAAACTCGCAAGAGAGCGGGCGTGAGAGGGAGAAAACAACCGAACTGTGTACGTAATACGTATGCAAGCGAGAGGCTTTGGCGATGCACAGTGGTTCGCGGAATGACAGGATTGAAACAGCTTAATTTGCACAGTGGATGTCGTCGCTGTTTGATTGTCTCGTACGTAAACTTGTATTGTACTCTACTTTGGTAGCCCGTaagttatttattatttattccgACCTTTCTCTGGAGTAACTACAGTACATATCCTTTCAATTGAGACCAGGAATGAGTTTCTTTATGCCATGCATTGTACTACATAttgtgttatatttatttgtacaaCAAATTTCCGCTTTCTGGCTGTGGTCCTTTCCACTGAGCTTAAAGTCCTTTCAAAACTTTGGTGCAGAAAATTcccaaataaaaaacattttgttcACATATTGGATTtgatttatacaaaaattgcacattttatgcatgtgtgtgtgttcccaCACTCCGTGGAGGGGTCTCCAGTCCTGGTCTGGcttggctctggcgctggctccGTATCCTCGTTTGCCCCGTTTATTTTTCATTCCTGTTCAAATTATATTGTTGACCATCAACAACGTGGCCCTCCCTGACCccccccatcccatccacCAGTCCCAGAGGCAGGGCCTCGTTTTGGTTGTGTCGTGTGTAGCCATTCGTCGTTGATTTTTTCCCCCCAGTTTATTTGACTgacagcaacaccagcaacataCCAGCAGATCCAGCCCAGTTTCCAGCCTTTGTGGTTCCCCAAGCCCCAAAACCGACCCGAGCCGAGCCGTTGCCAGTTCGGCCAGAACCGTTCCTCTCACTGCGTGTGCAGCCCCGCGGCGGCATCAACATTAACGCGCTTCGCTGCCGCTCACCCCATAATCCTTTCAATTTTTAAaccattttttatttcaaccttttttttttgtgtcggactgctccctgcccctgtccctgtgccCCTCCTACCGTGGGTAGACCTTTTCATGGAGTCGTTCCTCGACCCTTGgcgcaaatatttatgaaataaATACGTTCGCATTCCGTGTGCTCCTTTGATTGACGCCCGTTGACGCTGGCCGACGACCCTGagggggcagggccagggccagagccatcCTAAATCACCCTGTAGCTCACCCAGTCACCCGGCATCAATCGCCTAACGACAATGACATGTTTATCCAGGCGGCATACCAAGCCGATCATTTACACCTTTGGATCCCACCCATTCGCAATTCCATCAATTACAGCATTTAATCAACTCGGTTTccccagccagcagcaggggccACCGTCATCTGGACCTGTCGATGCCCCATAGACAGGCAGACACTGGGAGAAATAGTCTACTAATAACTTTCCTTTAAGATAAGAACCAAAAAATTTTACACATGTCATTTTTGGAAGTATAGAGTGACGGTATACCccattaatattttttgttcgaGCTCATCCATCCATACTTGAGCGACTTTTCTCCAAGTGTAGCAGCAACCACAGCAGAATCGAACGATGCATCGAATGGCCCTGATGCAGatacagaggcagagacagaggcagctGGTCAGGTAATTACGTAAATGAAATCAGAATCGAGGTAAGCTGCATAATGCAGTCGGCGGAAGAGGGGGCGGCAGGAAAATTGAATGACCAGTTGATctgggaggaggtggaggtggaggtggggctggagctgggactgTGGGTTGTGTGTGGCCCGAGGGTGTGGCTTGCCAATTGTTTTCCTGTGAGTCCCTCTGTTGTGCTGGCCACGAGGACATGTGGCCGCCGGCTGTGCGAGTGTGATGGAAGATGGAACGGATATTTCGGGTTTGATTGTATAATCGGTTCATAGTCATCTGTTGCAAGAGAAGTTTAGCCCCGAGGGGTCATAATTGCAATGACAATTCCAGCACAGAGAAGGGAATACGTTCATTTCTCATCTCGCAGTCATTGCTTTGGCATGAAAGCTCCTCAGTAACGTTTCGTCCTGTCCTCTTGAAAAGAGTTCAAGATGAAAataaaaagcggaaaagcagaaaagcagaaaagcgGAAATGCAAAAAACGGAAACAAATTGCAAGCCACTTTCATTCCTGGTAGGAAGCCGCTGGGTgcaggggggggagggctgtGTAATGCGATTGAAATGCCGATGGAAGATGGCAAGggtaaaacttttttttgtgcaactGTGCGAATGCGCAATGTGACGTACAGCAgatgaaacgaaatgaatttaattatgaaaaatcGCCTCGCCCTCGATGGAGTACTtaaaaaatccaataaatcaTTCGACATCACAACCAAGAGTGGaattaatcaaatttttgCCAGAAGTTTCCACTCGAATCCACTGAATCGAAAGGCAAATAATGAAGAAATGAACAAAAGATAGAGCCGATGACAAATCTATCAAGTGTCTGCAATGATAATTTTTTGTGCTGCTTTATTTGCTGAGTCTCTTCTCCCTCCCCACCTGAGTTGGCCTCTCTTCCAAACCCAATTTCCGCCAAAGAAATCAATGGCGCGACACGCTGGCGGGGGCGGGGTAGCCTGGCTGCCTGGGGCGGCCTTTCAAtccataaaaacaaaaaaatcgtTTGCCGGCTACAACTGTCGGgcgaataaaaatcaaatttaaaacGTTAAGAAACTCGTCCTTCGACCCGGCTCGAGGACTGGGTCCGGATCTGGCTCTGACCAAAGACAAGAACAAACGACAGGAAGTTACCAGGGAACAGGGAACAAAAGGGACGATGGGGGGTTGCTTTTGGGGGTGCGCTGGCACACAACTAAATGTCGCAATTTTACGAGTCAATATAAAGGTGCCTGGGGAGTCATTTACAGGAGCACAGCGGTTTGCCTTTCGTTGGGTTTTTCCTGGTAATAAAATTGTTGGCAAAGAACACAGAGACGTGGCTCGACAGAGAAGCCAACGCCACCGAAAGGAGAATGAAAAACACGTGTACGGGTTTGGCTACCGGCTGAGGGGGAGGCATGGCCTGGATAAAGCCAAATATGATGTCAATTTTTATGCGTTTTGCTGAAATATGTGTTCTACCTATGAGGCATGAGCTGGGCTCTAGCCCGGAATGATTTACGAGCCAAGCTTGAGTTTTATGACAAATTTACGAGAGCATTTTGGCATGtccaataaaatattattaatattgaACAGTGAAGACACGCTCAGGTGAACCAGCACCGATTGAGAGCTAGGGGGCGGGCCTTTCTTTTTGGCTAAAATCAAGCTCTCTTTGTACTCACTCTGATACTCTCACTGATATATCACCCTCTTCTTACCCACAGCCCTTACTCACCATCGCATAGGAAGACGCTCCCGCGCGCTCTCATTTTCTCGTCAATTTCGATCATCTCTGAgcaagtctctctctctctctctctctcgcttagACGAGTACAGCAACGGGATACACAGACGACAAGCGCAACCGTTGACCGAGGAGTTGGACGTAAAAGAAGAAGATAACTGCAAGGGCAATAGAGATAATAGCTTTCGGCTGATTAAGAGATACTGAACTTGAAAGCCATTTCAAAAATAGATTAACATAAATATGTAGGTACATTTATTAACTTATCACAAGGCTTACGCACAGAGTGCTGAGGAATCAGAAAAGCTTCATTACTAGATTAACACCATCAACAATATGGCAAGATCGTTCGTAAAGTACACTCTTATATGGATGTATATCTATCCTAACCCCTGTAGGTGGTTTTGCTCCTCAGTTTTAATGATAACTGTGCCGTGTTTTTGGTGGCACGGAACGTACAGCCATTGCAGTTGCCGTGGACAATGATATCGCCATTCCTGACGGTAATTTTGGGTATTTTCAAAATACTGCCTGCAGTGGATCAAACGATTATCAGAGGACTCTTCAAATAAAAGCCAGTCACTAGCACTACTTACGTGCATCGCCCCCACTGACCAGGAGGGAGAGGAGCGCCAGCAGCGAGACGACCAACAACGGCATAAACTTCATTGCAACGAGAAATAAGATGACAGACTGACGGAGACTTGCCCCTGACTGAACTTTTTATATAGCTCAATCATATTTGCATGGCTGAGTAACGcaagaacagaaaaaaaaacctagaATTTATTGAAATCTGTGGATTTTCCCAACCGAGacagtaaaaaaaataaatcccCCATGTGACTTGATAACCTATCCAGTAATGGGGCTGTTATGAAGCTTTTAAGCTGTTCTTTAAAACTTTCGGAAAGTACTATACTTGGGAATGTGATGAAATTAATAGACTTTGGTATTTGCTTTTAAAGAATACCGAAAAAAAACCGAGCTAAATGACGCTGAGGTTTCAATTCTCAAGAGTTCGACTGTGGAATCAGCTCCGAAATGATAAGAAAGAAACCACACCCACAAACACATGAGTTCCCTAtgagtatacatatgtatattttgtagcACTAATTGCATAGAAAAGCCCTGAAGTTTTCACtaagttttaaatatttaaggaaatattaaaatttaagtGTTTTCACTTAATtgcttaaaatatatttaatatacatacatataagatgattattttcaaaaagttttttatgttttgatGAAATGTGGAAAGTATCAAAAGGactttttaatacatttataAAAGAgtattctatttaatttcagtATGTTTGCATTTCAAACCTGAATATTAAAtctaacgagggggaacgttgtgagttgctgcggacaccgcaactctacagttatacccgatactaagtcagtatggctctcctccggcaaatggcgctaatattaaacgacacgacaaagagtgtgtgcgagagagacagaaaatcagtctgagcgtgacgtcgggcgctgcgtagccactgcaaattgatttgttcctttggctataaaaatgacctgatctgatccaaattcagcaaccggatagatatggtcattctctatgattctgcgtttttagttttctcgaatgtgcaatattgtggatgcaacagattttcgtcctttgtgtgggcggaagggggtggggcgaaattttgagataaaggttttatagtgagatctaacagaagtgcggataccaaatttggttactctagctttaatagtctctgagatttgtgaatatccccagatttgcatcctttgcgggggcggaagggggtgtggcgaaattttgaaacaaactcgtctcggtccgatatattaggagtgtgaataccaaatttggttgctctagcttttattgtctctgagatctaggcgctaatgttttactctaagcaaagccgcctatgctacctgtgtgttagagagagacagggcgggaaaaaatgaaattgttttcttgatgctggctataataataatacgatccaattcagattctgcaatctaaaagatatggtcattctctacgtttctgcgtttttggttttatcgtatctttaaaaatgtggatgccacagattttcgtcttttgtgtgggcggaagtgggcggggcaaagttttgaaatatttttgtagcagtgacatatcacagaagtctggatccaaaacattgttgctctagctcttatagtctttgagcattaggcgctgaaggggacggacagacggacagacggacggacggacggacggacagacggacagacagacatagctcaatcgactcggctattgatgctgatcaagaatatatatactttatggggtcggaaacgattccttctggacgttacacacatccattttcaccacaaatctaatataccccaatactcattttgagtatcgggtataaaaatgggTAACTTCCTTGTactatgccatttttctctcagtgtagaatataaataatatcTCAGAAATTATAGACAACCACTGGATCCGTTCCTTCCCCCAATTTTAGATACCCTGCCGTTCATAGCATTACCATTTTCATCCCATGTGCCATCGCAGGAGATTGAAGAGAGTGATTTCTCCGATTGAAGCGTAATATATACGATATAGTACTAATCGAAAGCTGAGTCCTAACGAGGGCACTCATTTGGAGCTCATGTGGAGCTTATCTTTTCCATCTATCAAATAATTTCGATCCAATTTGTCAAATCCAATCTAATTTTTAATATCGTTTCATTGGTGTTCTATATTTTCCTCTTACGGAATGCTCCTTTATTAATGTCACACGGTTACGAGTACATTAGATGGGGCCTTGGGCCGTTCATTTATAGGCCAAACTCAAAACTCGTTGCGGACATCGAAGTCCTTATAGTCCCAGCCACTGGGAGTACCTTCTGCTGTGGATCCAACAGCACCTGGATTGGCATCAGGAGAGCTGATGTAGGCGGTGCCCTGTCCTGGCTTGCCCGATTCGTAGGCCTGGCCTCCGACTACCACAGTCTCGGCGACGGGGGGACTGCAATCCTTGCAGCTTCCGTTGATGACCACGGTTCCAGCTGGGATTAGAGACAGAGGGATGTCAGGGGGCTAGGAAGGGACCACCGCTCGTCGGCTTACCTGAGGCCAGGCAGACCAGAACAGCGCCAATAGCAAAGGCGAGGCTTAGATGCATCATTCTCGATCTGTGTGCAGGCGAAATGTAGTCGGAACACGGCATAGCAGATCGCTTTTAAACATTCTCAGCAGCTTCGAGTCCATACCTGGAAAATGCCCCCAAGCCAGTTCAATTTACAGGTAATTCTTTGAAATAGGTTTTCCACGAAGCTCACAGCTATCGAGCtttgattaatttatttagATCAACTTTTAGGCCGGGCACCGTCTCAACCGCGAATGTTGCAACCGACGCAGTCGTCGTTGCGCACAACGGTTCCCGGATAGCCCCGAGAATCAATGGTAGTCACTCGGCCGCTTCCGCCTCCGGCTCCACCCAGATTGATGTACTGGCCACGAGGCTCCCACTGGCGTCTGTGGCGTCTTCCTATGTGCTGGGATCCGCCAGCCGACTGGTGCAATGTCCAGTCACCAGCCGAATCGTCGTCATCTTCATCTGATGCTTGGTGGCGGCGCCCCGGAGCGGTctttggcttgggcttggCCGTTGTCTGGCGTCCTTGTCCTCGGGGTGGTGTCTTATGGGTGGTGCTTGTCGTACGGCCATCGTTACAGTCTTTGCACTCGCCATTGATGGTCACTTTGCCAGCTGCAGAGTGAAAGATATTAGATGCGTCTAGTGGCCAGCGAACGGAAACTGACCTTGGACAAAGGCCAACGTGGCCAAGAGCAAAACGGCCAAGAGCGTTAAATACTTCATAATGCGCGTGTGCAGTTGGCTAGAGCACTGTCCGCCCTGCCAGACACGTTTCTTTTATACCCGTCCCGATCGACAGAGCGATCCGTAATCTTTCTATAATAAATGCATCCAATAAACGTATGTATATAAGACGAAGTAAATGCTTGCgaatgtaaatatatttactaGAACTGGAaaacgtacatatgtagatattttATAGACAAAGCTGAACTGTTAATGACTTTTGCTCATAGAGATTACGAAATCGCAATCCCAAATCAAGTAGGTATGTGTTTGAAATCCCAATACTTACCCTAAAGCCAAGTCCATCaatccaacagcagcagagattCTGTAAGATGGGTATGGGGGCTCTTTTTGATAAGAAATCGCACTAGATTCCCCATTGGGGCTTCGATGAAGACTTCGCTTGCAATATTTATATTCGTCCCTATAGGCTGTGCGCTGGAAAATCCAGAATCAAATAcgcaacaaaataataatattatcgGCCTGAGCGACGATCGGTGTTTTCCCAAGACCGCCTGGGTCTGGGGTTATCTGAAAGCCCACTGCACCTGAACCGAGTCGAGTCGGTCCGACGCTAAGCTGACTATATAAGATCGCTGCCGACTGGCCCAGAGCATCAGTTGAGGCACTCGCCCAGAACCAGAACAAGTCCAGATCAGATCCAGGaacagaaaccaaaccaaaaccagcaTCAACATGAAGTTCTTCTCAGTTGTCACCGTCTTTGTGCTCGGTCTGCTCGCCCTGGCCAATGGTGAGTTAAGCGCCTGATAAGCCTTCAATATCTACTATAATTTACGATATTCCAGCTGTTCCCCTGTCGCCCGATCCCGGCAATGTGGTCATCAACGGCGACTGCAAGTACTGCAATGTCCATGGAGGAAAGTAGGGGCCTGCCACCCTTGCCCGAATATCGACCGAAGGCCATAcatagataaaaaaaaaaataaacataccTCAAACTTAATACACCATATTTATGCTACCACTTTctctaaaaaacaaatataaaaccTTAAATGAATCAATACACATTTGTCGTTCCAAGTTATTTCCTCACTCTGCATTCCGCATCCATATCCCAGGGAGACACTtaaatacccttgcagagggtattATGATGTTGTCCACGAAGGAGTATCTCCACCTCCATTAGTTGTATAAAGACATTCTTGATTAATATCTAGGACTAATGGGTCACTACTACACTAGTTTAATGGGGCTTAAACAGGCGGTATACGACTAAAGAACATCTAAAGTACGATTGCTTTACTCGTATAGTGTTTATTGGTTTGAATCTGTTGCATTTCAGATTTTTCTGTAACAAGATGAACAAAATACCCCTCTTTATCGGAAAAACTCTCTGttataaataatttgatttgcataaCATCTAGCAAGACttgacccaaaaaaaagatacgATTGTCTGTAATTGTAAACAGAGAACCAATTTTCCCGTCTACATATATGCACAACCAGTCCTGACATTGGGACACTATAGTGGTCCTGGTACTCATTTtcaatacataaataaatgtacataGGTATGTATCTAACTAGTGCAATATCTTCCTCTTCCGTCCATCCTCTTGCCACCTTAAACcatattccattccatttccatgccACACTGTCTGTtgcacttctctctctctctctctctctatgtatATTCGGCGAAACTATTTAAATTATACTCTCAGGTTTGAATATTGCTTGTTTTGCCCCCTAGAACATTTCAGGTTATTGATTTAGTCGCATTTTCAATATACCTTTGGAATTTGTAAAACAAATTCCTGCATTCCGTTTATTCGCTATTTATTTCCATGCCACACCGTCCGTtacagctctctctctgtctctttatTTTTAGCCCTTAACACAGAGAAATTCTAAAAATTACACTTTTAAACATGCATATTGCTTGTTTAGATTTACACTCAATTTAAGCGTTTATTAATTCATCAGAATTGAACCTGCTAAAGTTGGTATTTAGATTGTAGAACAAGTCGTTTTACTGGGAAAACAAATCAGGTTTGCGATCTCGGTTCAGCTCAGCACGTGAATCGAATCTAGCCTCTGGCCGTACGAGTACTTGTTTACGCTCAATTTCATTGAGACGTTGCACTGCACTTGGGGAATTTGTCTGGGTTGTCCGCATCGGGGTGATGTGGTTCTCGGAAATTCCCAGTGGATGCGCTGCCTTTTCCCAAGCCAGCCACTGATAAGCCTCTGATTGCGTCCAggctccagccccagctctgGGGGCTCTGGGGGTATAAAAGCTTAGCTTTACCTGGAATTCGGCATCAGTTGTCTGCCTGCCGTGCACCAAATCTTCACTAATCCACAATGAAATTCCTTTCGCTTGCCTTTGTCCTGGGCCTGATGGCGGCTCTGGCTAACGGTGAGTTGAgacaaaaatacataaaagtgtatttaaatttaattatgatatttatttgtgtgtgtgtagc is a window of Drosophila pseudoobscura strain MV-25-SWS-2005 chromosome 3, UCI_Dpse_MV25, whole genome shotgun sequence DNA encoding:
- the BomT1 gene encoding uncharacterized protein BomT1; amino-acid sequence: MKFMPLLVVSLLALLSLLVSGGDARSILKIPKITVRNGDIIVHGNCNGCTFRATKNTAQLSLKLRSKTTYRG
- the BomBc1 gene encoding immune-induced peptide 23; the encoded protein is MPCSDYISPAHRSRMMHLSLAFAIGAVLVCLASAGTVVINGSCKDCSPPVAETVVVGGQAYESGKPGQGTAYISSPDANPGAVGSTAEGTPSGWDYKDFDVRNEF
- the BomBc2 gene encoding uncharacterized protein BomBc2, which encodes MKYLTLLAVLLLATLAFVQAGKVTINGECKDCNDGRTTSTTHKTPPRGQGRQTTAKPKPKTAPGRRHQASDEDDDDSAGDWTLHQSAGGSQHIGRRHRRQWEPRGQYINLGGAGGGSGRVTTIDSRGYPGTVVRNDDCVGCNIRG
- the BomS2 gene encoding immune-induced peptide 2, producing MKFFSVVTVFVLGLLALANAVPLSPDPGNVVINGDCKYCNVHGGK